Proteins encoded in a region of the Apilactobacillus apisilvae genome:
- a CDS encoding dihydrolipoyl dehydrogenase family protein produces the protein MTQKYDVMFLGSGHATWHGALKLAKKGKKVALIEGDKIFGTCTNYGCNAKFLLDRPAHVLNQVENSVALKGDVKIDWKELMDHKHKMLDSDPEHKAVRESFPKLGVDIIDGWGSIEDAHHIKVGDDSYETDYIVIGTGLHPSKLDIKGKEYLKESRDFLSMPEMPKHITFIGTGIITYEFADLAHAAGAEVEVIGHSDKPLRNFDPEYVAKLTKQMQNKGIKFDFNQNVESVDKTADGFVLKTKEGLEVNTDYVLDATGRVANYEGLGLDKLGIEASPKGIKVNDHLRTSVDNIFVSGDAIAKAQPKLTPTATYESNYIAKDILNDDNPAIKYPPIAEALFSLPRLAQVGVKPKDVKDNDDYEIKNLKYGMLVFEPLDDNTSEAKVVLNKENQIVGATIFGAQSVQIANALSIIINNKMTPEEVDDSAIMAFPDEVYGLIQLLTGGIPG, from the coding sequence ATGACCCAAAAATATGATGTAATGTTCTTAGGTAGTGGCCATGCAACTTGGCATGGTGCTTTAAAACTAGCCAAAAAAGGTAAAAAAGTTGCCTTAATCGAAGGTGACAAGATTTTTGGAACTTGTACTAACTATGGATGTAACGCTAAATTCCTATTAGACCGTCCGGCTCACGTTCTTAACCAAGTGGAAAATAGTGTTGCTTTAAAAGGTGACGTTAAAATTGATTGGAAAGAATTAATGGATCATAAACATAAAATGTTAGATTCAGATCCTGAACACAAAGCTGTTCGTGAATCATTCCCTAAATTAGGGGTTGATATCATTGATGGTTGGGGATCAATTGAAGATGCTCATCATATTAAAGTTGGCGATGATAGTTATGAAACTGACTATATTGTGATTGGAACTGGTTTACATCCATCAAAATTAGACATTAAAGGTAAAGAATACTTAAAAGAAAGTCGTGATTTCTTAAGTATGCCTGAAATGCCAAAACACATTACATTTATTGGAACTGGAATTATTACTTATGAATTTGCTGATTTAGCACATGCTGCTGGTGCAGAAGTTGAAGTAATTGGTCATTCTGATAAACCATTACGTAACTTTGACCCAGAATATGTAGCAAAACTTACTAAGCAAATGCAAAATAAAGGCATCAAATTTGATTTTAACCAAAATGTTGAATCTGTCGATAAGACTGCTGATGGTTTTGTTCTAAAAACTAAAGAAGGCTTAGAAGTTAATACTGATTATGTGCTAGATGCAACTGGTCGTGTTGCTAATTATGAAGGCTTAGGTTTAGATAAATTAGGGATTGAAGCTAGTCCTAAAGGAATTAAGGTTAATGATCATTTGAGAACTAGTGTTGATAATATCTTTGTTAGTGGTGATGCAATTGCTAAGGCACAACCTAAGTTAACACCTACTGCTACTTATGAATCTAATTATATTGCTAAAGATATTTTAAATGATGATAATCCAGCAATTAAGTATCCACCAATTGCTGAAGCTTTATTCTCATTACCACGTTTAGCTCAAGTTGGTGTAAAACCTAAAGATGTTAAAGATAACGATGATTACGAAATTAAAAATCTTAAGTATGGAATGTTAGTCTTTGAACCATTAGATGATAATACTTCTGAAGCTAAGGTTGTTTTGAATAAGGAAAATCAAATTGTTGGAGCAACAATTTTTGGTGCTCAATCCGTTCAAATCGCGAATGCGTTATCAATTATTATTAATAACAAGATGACCCCAGAAGAAGTTGATGATTCAGCAATCATGGCTTTCCCAGATGAAGTTTATGGTTTAATTCAATTACTTACAGGTGGAATTCCAGGTTAA
- a CDS encoding PD-(D/E)XK nuclease family protein, whose protein sequence is MTLQFILGTASYDHEAVIIDQLKQSIDDKPNDQYFYLVPNHIKFESEVQALKKLNVDNKSIYAESKFQTFSITRLVWYYMKNHPDYQRTRLSESGINMLIYQIILDHQDELTVFRGESGQPGFIQKISQQIAEMQAGQITADDLNNIYENNGNLKSSLHDKMHDFTIIYRAFEQQTAGKYLYKSDVLNLFCNYLMEGSLDLSNAHFYFNGFNQFTAQEGRLVEILIQQAKSVTISLNLDRKYSNQLPENPNLFYQPAKLYQRFYNLARENGIHILMDKMAKQQRVNNDLLKLDQYWQQSTKLGKIYAAQLDDNKSIQAFRADNAFSEVENIATKIRQMVAEQGYRYSDFLVMTRHLDHYQNVLKPIFDLEDIPSFNDVSRSMEDHPLVELINSLFNIDPVNSKRSYQYADVMRLLKTELLIPKDENGEYISIEDYRRAVALTENLVLKNGYEGHRWLQEDDWKYAWLSESDFGVKADRFSDIEKQINLIRHFIKDNLPPFFKRIKHAKTGIQAAQVLYQFLVKMGVDDQLKIWRKTSIDDGKLVEAAQPEQVWQTFCNLLDDFVSILGDREFKLDDFLLLLQSGFEGANYSQIPSTLDQVAISESGIVQMNNRKVVFMMGSTDDVMPDKITNEALFSDADRDDLADNFSDGQYLRETSEKQMANDPFLNYLAFLTGSDKLIFSYSLKEDTDSAVNVSPYVNRIVEHFNIPMVHLNSMPAASESNVQSFIGNKRSTLRHLVQASQNSKAVNAQLAPVWHYIYNQLCKDSDLAALTNKLLGGLEYNNTPTKLTENIITGLYGDEIHTSISKLEQFYSNPYEYFLKYGLNLKERDVFDLSPASTGQFYHEALDKLMRIVNEEHVDLSSLDKQAMDELVDTVTGKMLDDPNDMQYTILQSSSRMNYIKSQLIKTIKHTIETMQKQSQFTPMRPRKTEISFGQVGHKNDLKSLNFDIPASDEISTPKLINVRGRIDRIDYMNVDGHDYLGIVDYKSSERKLDFGRVYDGTSMQMMTYIDVLAHNLGIFDEEDKAELAGAVYMHIFNPKYSKSDLRKTFADAMLSKQKYQGILVDNGDLLNKIDKNIADDKYGTSKVFPIQKKKDGSYYKSSPIVQPEDLDLLLKHNEDLITNAGKKIFSGNIDMKPARFDQNQDAMQYTPYRSIMQFDPLLKENNYRDVENYNLNSILKKLRGDNQ, encoded by the coding sequence ATGACGCTGCAATTTATTTTAGGAACTGCTAGTTATGATCACGAAGCTGTTATCATTGATCAATTAAAACAATCAATTGATGACAAGCCAAATGATCAATATTTTTATTTAGTACCTAACCATATTAAGTTTGAATCTGAAGTGCAAGCTTTGAAAAAATTGAATGTTGATAATAAAAGTATTTACGCTGAAAGTAAATTTCAAACTTTTTCCATTACCCGTTTGGTTTGGTATTACATGAAGAACCATCCAGATTATCAACGGACCCGCTTAAGCGAGTCAGGGATTAACATGTTAATTTATCAAATTATTTTGGATCATCAAGATGAGTTAACTGTTTTTCGTGGTGAAAGTGGACAACCGGGTTTTATTCAAAAAATTTCACAACAAATTGCTGAAATGCAAGCTGGTCAAATTACTGCTGACGATTTAAATAATATCTATGAAAACAATGGAAACTTAAAATCCAGTTTACACGATAAGATGCATGATTTCACGATTATTTACCGTGCTTTTGAACAACAAACAGCAGGAAAATATTTGTATAAATCAGATGTATTGAACTTATTCTGTAATTACTTAATGGAAGGCAGTCTTGATTTATCAAATGCTCATTTTTATTTCAATGGCTTTAACCAGTTTACAGCGCAAGAAGGTCGATTAGTTGAAATATTAATTCAGCAGGCCAAAAGTGTCACCATTTCATTAAATTTAGATCGTAAGTATTCTAATCAATTACCTGAAAATCCTAATTTGTTCTATCAACCGGCTAAGTTATACCAACGATTTTATAATTTAGCACGTGAAAATGGTATTCATATTTTAATGGATAAAATGGCCAAACAACAACGAGTTAATAATGATTTGTTAAAGTTAGACCAATATTGGCAACAATCTACTAAGTTGGGGAAAATATATGCTGCTCAATTAGATGATAATAAGTCGATTCAAGCTTTTCGAGCTGACAACGCCTTTTCTGAAGTCGAAAATATTGCGACTAAGATTCGTCAAATGGTTGCTGAACAAGGCTATCGATATTCAGATTTCTTAGTAATGACCAGACATTTGGATCATTATCAGAATGTTTTAAAACCAATTTTTGATTTAGAAGACATCCCTTCATTTAATGATGTCAGTCGTTCGATGGAAGATCATCCGTTAGTTGAATTAATTAACTCGTTATTTAACATTGATCCCGTCAATAGTAAACGCAGCTATCAGTATGCTGATGTTATGCGATTGTTAAAGACAGAGTTGTTAATTCCTAAAGATGAAAATGGCGAATACATTTCTATTGAAGATTACCGTCGAGCAGTTGCTTTGACTGAAAATTTAGTACTTAAAAATGGTTACGAAGGTCATCGTTGGTTGCAAGAAGATGATTGGAAGTATGCTTGGCTTTCGGAAAGTGATTTTGGGGTAAAAGCAGATCGCTTTTCCGATATTGAAAAGCAGATTAATCTAATTCGTCATTTTATTAAAGATAATTTACCACCGTTTTTTAAACGGATTAAACATGCCAAAACTGGAATCCAAGCTGCTCAAGTTCTATACCAATTTCTAGTGAAAATGGGCGTTGATGACCAATTAAAAATTTGGCGTAAAACATCAATTGATGATGGAAAATTAGTCGAAGCTGCACAACCAGAACAAGTTTGGCAAACATTTTGTAATTTATTAGATGATTTTGTATCAATCTTAGGTGATCGTGAATTCAAATTAGATGACTTTTTATTGTTATTACAAAGTGGTTTTGAAGGTGCTAATTATTCTCAAATTCCTTCGACCTTAGACCAAGTTGCGATTTCTGAAAGTGGAATTGTGCAAATGAATAATCGTAAAGTTGTCTTTATGATGGGATCTACTGATGATGTGATGCCTGATAAAATTACAAATGAAGCCTTATTTAGTGATGCTGATCGCGACGACCTAGCGGATAATTTTTCTGATGGGCAATATTTGCGTGAAACGTCTGAAAAACAAATGGCTAATGATCCATTCTTGAATTATTTGGCTTTCTTAACCGGTAGTGACAAATTAATCTTTTCATATAGTTTAAAGGAAGATACTGATAGTGCCGTTAATGTTTCGCCATATGTAAATAGAATTGTGGAACATTTTAATATTCCAATGGTGCACTTAAATAGTATGCCAGCAGCTAGCGAATCTAATGTCCAATCATTTATTGGAAATAAGCGTTCAACTTTACGTCATTTAGTGCAAGCTAGTCAAAATAGTAAAGCAGTAAATGCTCAATTAGCGCCAGTATGGCACTATATTTATAATCAACTATGTAAAGATAGTGATTTAGCGGCTTTAACGAATAAATTGCTTGGTGGTTTGGAATATAATAATACACCAACCAAATTAACTGAAAATATTATTACTGGGTTATATGGTGATGAAATTCATACTTCTATTTCAAAATTGGAACAATTTTACAGTAATCCATATGAGTACTTCTTGAAGTATGGATTGAATTTAAAAGAACGCGATGTTTTTGATCTATCACCAGCTAGTACTGGTCAGTTCTATCATGAAGCATTAGATAAATTAATGCGGATTGTGAATGAAGAGCATGTGGACTTGTCTTCATTGGATAAACAAGCAATGGATGAGTTGGTAGATACAGTTACCGGTAAAATGCTGGATGATCCGAATGATATGCAATACACAATTTTGCAAAGTTCTAGTCGAATGAATTATATTAAATCGCAATTGATTAAAACAATTAAACACACGATTGAAACAATGCAAAAGCAAAGTCAATTTACACCAATGCGACCACGTAAAACTGAGATTTCATTTGGCCAAGTTGGGCATAAAAATGATCTAAAATCATTAAACTTCGATATTCCAGCAAGTGATGAAATTTCAACACCTAAGTTGATTAATGTCCGTGGTCGAATTGACCGAATTGATTATATGAATGTTGATGGTCATGATTATCTAGGGATTGTTGATTATAAGTCGAGTGAACGTAAACTAGATTTCGGTCGCGTTTATGATGGAACTTCAATGCAAATGATGACTTATATTGATGTATTAGCACATAATTTAGGAATCTTTGATGAAGAGGATAAAGCTGAACTAGCCGGAGCCGTGTATATGCATATCTTTAATCCTAAATATTCTAAGAGTGATTTACGAAAAACTTTTGCTGATGCAATGTTAAGTAAACAAAAATATCAAGGAATTTTAGTTGATAATGGAGACTTATTGAACAAGATTGATAAAAATATTGCTGATGACAAATATGGAACTTCCAAAGTATTTCCAATTCAAAAGAAAAAAGATGGTAGTTATTACAAGAGTAGTCCCATCGTCCAACCAGAAGATTTAGACTTACTATTGAAACACAATGAAGACCTAATTACTAATGCTGGTAAGAAAATCTTTTCTGGAAATATTGATATGAAACCAGCTCGTTTTGATCAAAATCAAGATGCGATGCAGTACACACCATATCGCTCAATTATGCAATTTGATCCACTGTTAAAGGAAAATAATTATCGTGATGTTGAGAATTATAATTTGAATAGCATTTTGAAAAAATTAAGGGGTGACAATCAATAA
- a CDS encoding MFS transporter, with amino-acid sequence MKERISRSVLLAIVAVGVMTFSGVTVETSMNITFPTLISEFHIGLNVVQWITTIYLLVLSSVIPLSKFLKSRFKTSHLFIFSNVLFIIGLLVDAFAPSFVFILLGRVIQGVGTGIALPLMFNIILENVPKSRLGFMMGFGSLITAAASAVGPTFGGIIVNTLGWRYIFIILIPVLVMSLILGIIAVPKLVQNELSNDKFDIVSFILIVLTFAGLIVGISNISSRPLLDFYVLLPILIGIIALTVFVKMQNRKQNPILRMNILKNGSYSKYVVAFFINQLIILGLSFVVPNYVQIINHSSSSIAGLILLPGAVMGAIISPFSGSLLDRFGAKKPILSGVAAIIVSLVYLTINSYSLTDIILTVFYTVIMIGIGLSYGNIMTKGLDYLSPEIKADGNAILTTVQQFAGAIGTVIVSTIVTKVTAVNPANPIMGYTFALVFLAVISVIEFVVVFSTKESK; translated from the coding sequence ATGAAAGAGAGAATATCAAGAAGCGTATTATTAGCAATTGTTGCCGTAGGAGTTATGACTTTTAGTGGGGTGACCGTTGAAACCTCGATGAACATAACTTTTCCTACTTTAATTTCCGAGTTCCATATTGGTCTGAATGTTGTTCAATGGATCACGACCATTTATTTATTGGTGTTATCGAGTGTAATACCACTATCTAAATTTTTGAAGAGTCGTTTTAAGACCAGTCATTTATTTATTTTTTCCAATGTATTATTCATAATTGGATTACTTGTCGATGCCTTTGCACCAAGCTTTGTTTTTATCCTGTTAGGTCGGGTGATTCAAGGTGTTGGAACGGGAATTGCATTACCACTGATGTTTAATATTATTTTGGAAAATGTCCCTAAAAGTCGTTTAGGATTCATGATGGGATTTGGTTCCCTGATTACTGCTGCTGCTTCGGCAGTAGGTCCGACCTTTGGAGGAATTATTGTTAATACGCTTGGTTGGCGTTATATTTTTATAATTTTAATTCCAGTTTTAGTTATGTCTTTAATATTGGGGATTATTGCAGTACCTAAGTTAGTTCAGAATGAGTTAAGTAATGATAAATTTGATATTGTCAGTTTTATCTTAATTGTTTTAACCTTTGCCGGACTAATTGTTGGTATCAGTAATATTAGTAGTAGGCCATTATTAGATTTTTATGTACTACTACCAATATTGATTGGAATTATTGCTTTAACTGTATTTGTTAAAATGCAGAATCGTAAACAAAATCCAATTCTTCGAATGAATATTTTGAAGAATGGATCTTATTCTAAATATGTAGTTGCGTTTTTCATTAACCAACTAATTATTTTGGGACTATCATTTGTAGTTCCTAACTATGTTCAAATTATTAATCATAGTAGTTCCAGTATTGCTGGACTGATTTTATTACCAGGTGCTGTGATGGGGGCGATTATTTCTCCATTCTCAGGAAGCCTTTTAGATCGTTTTGGTGCCAAGAAACCAATTCTATCAGGAGTTGCTGCGATTATTGTTTCTTTAGTTTACCTAACTATCAATTCATATAGTTTAACTGATATTATATTAACAGTTTTTTATACCGTTATTATGATTGGGATTGGTTTATCATATGGTAATATCATGACTAAAGGACTTGATTATCTATCACCTGAGATTAAAGCCGATGGAAATGCCATTTTAACGACAGTTCAACAATTTGCTGGAGCAATTGGAACAGTGATTGTATCCACAATTGTTACTAAAGTTACTGCTGTAAATCCAGCTAATCCAATTATGGGTTACACTTTTGCGCTAGTCTTTCTAGCCGTAATTAGTGTGATTGAATTTGTTGTGGTATTTTCCACAAAAGAATCTAAATAG
- the addA gene encoding helicase-exonuclease AddAB subunit AddA: MEYTKPQHEAVYGHFDQDVLVSASAGSGKTRVLVDRVINKLLNDHINIDEMLILTFTNAAAKEMRDRIQTALRDQLNNADDNDVKAFLIKQLRRLPVSDISTLDAFCQKIVQNYYYIINLDPNFRLLADQTESQMLKEQVWENVREDLYANDKDGSFAQLTENFSDDRSDDGLTNLVFKTYDYANVNQDPVDWLKKTPAIYDIDSGSITASDFYQKHLLSIIKNEVQQQKLSFAAAKNIAEDNSLGKIVAVVQNDIDNMDNLIELLSSASWDKLQTAFNDVKFKTFPRKSKDEDKATHDRVKNIRDGAKKAFQKLPNKYFALNEADNLKIMTASKQLVDKLVRVVLTFSDSYQQAKLKRHALEFIDVEHYAYDILSGQDDKSKGIREILQNQYNEIMIDEYQDNNQLQDAIVKQIAKTDSSNMFMVGDVKQSIYRFRLADPSLFIHRMEDPAEGTIVLPDNFRSAKNIDDFINLIFTQIMDKQVGEIDYTGDAKLKAGAKYPDDLKSNVEVLMYESTDDDQEAVDEQFQIQDSAHGQIEIVAQKIDEMISKQMPIYDRRKQVMRSVEYSDIAIISSTRNNNLVLSDIFGGHNIPLIVNGAQSYFKTTEIQIMMALLSIIDNPYQDIPLVAVLRSPIVGLNENQLAYLRINAKTGDYFNAVLKFMYDYSNMQQTEFGDQVFAKVKTFLDQLTEFRDIAQQHEIVDLIWHIYQSTGFLDYVGGMPAGKQRQANLHALYERAFDYERTSFKGLFQFVRFVRRMQERNEDLDEANADENTNAVSVMTIHGSKGLEFPVVFLLDASHGFNQQDSKKPYVLNDKLGLGITYLDSKYRVKEDTLQRQVVNQMENQGLLAEEMRKLYVALTRAEQQLFIVGATKSGNDQTKIIDNWNKSAHDENVLLDNSLRSGAKSYLDWIGPALVRHPRFRNKFGDDTMYRGLDNDETNFDVSFYNQNDLSKNIISGDQSINRDWLEHFAKIAKDKPVPKDINVDDIDQIMNFVYPNTVATQTTAYQSVSEIKRLFEDPDNITLGNYDKDWQENKQSSRYVNSDFNKPKFMQSVSQPSPADVGTATHLILQELDLSHLPQNNEVQTLIERLVTDQVLTKEVASKIDVDEVIKLFDTDLGETILENYDHLSREASFSMLMDANLVFKGFDEKNDEKILIHGIIDGYLEFEDHILLFDYKTDYIGQRNTEQQVNKIIEKYRGQINLYATALEKITNKPVTDKYLYLLSINSAEKID; the protein is encoded by the coding sequence ATGGAATATACAAAGCCACAACATGAAGCTGTTTACGGTCATTTTGATCAAGATGTTTTAGTTTCTGCTTCAGCTGGTTCCGGGAAGACACGCGTTTTAGTCGATCGCGTAATTAATAAGTTATTAAATGATCACATTAATATTGATGAAATGTTGATTTTAACATTTACTAATGCTGCTGCTAAAGAGATGCGTGACCGGATTCAAACAGCTTTACGTGATCAGTTAAATAATGCTGATGATAATGATGTTAAAGCTTTTTTGATTAAACAATTACGTCGTTTACCAGTTTCAGATATTTCAACATTGGATGCTTTTTGTCAGAAAATTGTGCAAAATTATTACTATATTATTAACTTAGACCCTAACTTTCGTTTATTAGCTGATCAAACTGAGAGTCAAATGTTAAAAGAACAAGTTTGGGAAAATGTCCGTGAAGATTTATATGCTAATGATAAAGATGGTAGTTTTGCACAATTAACTGAAAATTTTTCTGATGATCGTTCTGATGATGGGTTAACTAATCTAGTATTTAAAACTTATGATTATGCCAATGTTAATCAAGATCCTGTTGATTGGTTAAAAAAGACGCCTGCTATTTATGATATTGACAGTGGTTCAATTACAGCTAGTGATTTTTACCAAAAGCACTTATTATCCATTATTAAAAATGAAGTTCAGCAACAAAAATTATCTTTTGCAGCTGCCAAAAACATTGCTGAGGATAATAGCTTAGGTAAGATTGTTGCAGTGGTTCAAAATGATATCGATAATATGGATAATTTAATCGAATTACTATCTAGTGCTAGCTGGGATAAACTACAAACTGCTTTCAATGATGTTAAATTTAAAACTTTTCCTAGAAAATCAAAGGATGAGGATAAAGCAACTCACGATCGAGTAAAAAATATTCGTGATGGTGCTAAAAAAGCATTTCAAAAATTACCCAATAAATATTTTGCTTTAAATGAAGCTGATAATTTAAAAATCATGACTGCTTCCAAACAATTAGTCGATAAATTAGTTCGAGTAGTATTAACTTTTAGCGATAGTTACCAACAAGCCAAGTTAAAACGCCATGCTTTAGAATTTATTGATGTTGAACATTATGCTTACGATATTTTAAGTGGACAAGATGATAAATCAAAAGGAATTCGTGAAATCCTGCAGAATCAATATAATGAGATTATGATTGATGAATACCAAGATAATAATCAACTGCAAGATGCAATTGTTAAACAAATTGCCAAAACAGATTCCAGTAACATGTTTATGGTGGGGGATGTTAAGCAATCCATTTATCGTTTCCGTCTAGCAGATCCTTCATTATTTATTCATCGAATGGAAGACCCAGCTGAAGGAACAATCGTTTTACCAGATAATTTTCGTTCGGCTAAGAATATTGATGATTTTATTAATTTAATTTTCACACAAATTATGGATAAACAAGTTGGTGAAATTGACTATACAGGTGATGCAAAGTTAAAAGCAGGTGCCAAGTATCCTGATGATTTAAAGTCTAACGTTGAAGTATTGATGTATGAGAGTACCGATGATGATCAAGAAGCGGTAGATGAACAATTCCAGATTCAAGATAGTGCACATGGACAAATTGAAATTGTTGCTCAAAAGATTGATGAAATGATTAGCAAACAAATGCCAATTTATGATCGTCGCAAACAAGTAATGCGCTCAGTGGAGTATTCAGATATTGCAATCATCTCTTCAACCAGAAATAATAATTTAGTTCTGTCTGATATTTTTGGTGGTCATAATATTCCATTAATTGTTAATGGAGCACAGAGTTACTTTAAGACAACTGAAATTCAAATTATGATGGCGTTATTAAGTATTATTGATAATCCCTATCAAGATATCCCATTGGTTGCAGTCTTACGCTCACCAATTGTTGGTTTAAATGAAAATCAATTGGCATACTTAAGAATAAATGCTAAAACTGGTGACTATTTTAATGCTGTTTTGAAATTTATGTATGACTATTCAAACATGCAACAAACAGAATTTGGTGATCAAGTTTTTGCTAAAGTGAAAACTTTTTTGGATCAATTAACTGAATTTCGTGATATTGCACAACAACATGAAATTGTGGATTTAATTTGGCACATTTATCAGAGCACTGGGTTCTTAGATTATGTTGGTGGAATGCCAGCAGGTAAGCAACGCCAAGCCAACTTGCATGCTTTATATGAACGAGCTTTCGATTATGAAAGAACGAGTTTTAAAGGTTTATTCCAATTTGTTCGTTTTGTTCGTCGGATGCAAGAGCGAAATGAAGATTTAGACGAAGCTAATGCTGATGAAAATACAAATGCAGTTTCGGTCATGACAATTCATGGAAGTAAGGGACTAGAATTCCCGGTGGTTTTCTTATTAGATGCTTCACATGGTTTCAACCAACAAGATAGTAAAAAGCCATACGTTTTAAATGATAAGTTAGGTTTAGGCATCACCTATCTTGATTCTAAATATCGAGTTAAGGAAGATACTTTACAACGCCAAGTAGTTAATCAAATGGAAAACCAAGGTTTGTTGGCTGAAGAAATGCGAAAGTTGTATGTAGCTTTAACAAGAGCGGAACAACAATTATTCATCGTGGGTGCTACTAAAAGTGGTAATGATCAGACTAAAATTATTGATAATTGGAATAAATCTGCACATGATGAGAATGTTTTATTAGATAATTCGTTGCGAAGTGGAGCTAAAAGTTATCTAGATTGGATTGGACCAGCATTAGTTCGTCATCCACGTTTCCGTAATAAATTTGGCGACGACACAATGTATCGGGGCCTTGATAATGACGAAACTAACTTTGATGTTAGTTTTTATAATCAAAATGATTTATCCAAAAATATTATCAGTGGTGATCAATCAATTAACCGTGATTGGTTAGAACATTTTGCCAAGATTGCGAAAGATAAACCAGTTCCAAAAGATATTAATGTTGATGATATTGATCAAATTATGAACTTTGTTTATCCTAATACAGTTGCAACACAAACAACTGCATATCAATCAGTTTCAGAAATTAAACGATTATTTGAAGATCCGGATAATATTACTTTAGGTAACTATGATAAAGATTGGCAAGAAAATAAACAAAGTAGTCGGTATGTAAATAGTGATTTTAATAAGCCTAAATTTATGCAATCAGTCAGCCAGCCTAGTCCAGCTGATGTTGGAACAGCCACTCATTTAATTTTACAAGAATTAGATTTGAGTCATCTTCCCCAAAATAATGAAGTTCAAACTTTGATTGAACGATTAGTGACTGATCAAGTATTAACTAAAGAAGTGGCTTCTAAAATAGATGTAGATGAAGTTATTAAATTGTTTGATACTGATTTAGGTGAAACTATTTTGGAAAACTATGATCATTTATCTCGCGAAGCATCTTTTTCAATGTTGATGGATGCTAATTTAGTTTTTAAAGGCTTTGATGAAAAAAATGACGAAAAGATTTTAATTCATGGAATTATTGATGGTTACTTAGAATTCGAAGATCATATTTTACTTTTTGATTATAAAACTGATTATATTGGTCAAAGAAATACTGAACAACAAGTAAATAAAATAATTGAAAAATATCGGGGCCAAATTAATCTATATGCGACAGCTTTAGAAAAAATTACTAATAAACCAGTTACTGATAAATATCTATATTTATTATCGATTAATAGCGCCGAAAAAATTGATTAG